The proteins below are encoded in one region of Rhizobacter sp.:
- a CDS encoding polyamine ABC transporter substrate-binding protein: MKRLAGVVGAVMATTALMWGTAATAQEEEKVLNIYNWSDYIAEDTIRNFEKETGIKVRYDNFDNNEIVHAKLVAGKTGYDIVVPSSHWAKLQIDGGLLRKIDRSLIPNYKNLDADVQAQLAKLDPGNQYMVNWLWGYTTVGINVDKVKAALGSTPMPDNAWDLVFKPEYISKLKSCGVSFLDSPTEVVPAALYYLGKPAYSKNTADYQAAANLLKTIRPYVTLFSSSGYINDMASGSICLALGWSGDINIARQRAIDGKTGQKVEALLPKTGGLLFFDVMVIPNDAAHPGNAHKFINYILKPEVHASLTNKVFYANPNKESKKFVKPEVANNPTVFPPESEMKKMSAPDAIANDLRRLMTRTYTSFKTGL, encoded by the coding sequence ATGAAGCGATTGGCAGGTGTGGTGGGTGCGGTGATGGCGACAACGGCCCTGATGTGGGGCACGGCGGCCACGGCGCAGGAGGAAGAAAAAGTCCTCAACATCTACAACTGGTCCGATTACATCGCCGAAGACACGATTCGCAACTTCGAAAAAGAGACCGGCATCAAGGTCCGCTACGACAACTTCGACAACAACGAGATCGTCCACGCCAAGCTGGTGGCGGGCAAGACCGGCTACGACATCGTCGTGCCCTCGTCGCACTGGGCCAAGCTGCAGATCGACGGCGGCCTCTTGCGCAAGATCGACCGCAGCCTGATCCCCAACTACAAGAACCTCGACGCCGACGTGCAGGCGCAGCTCGCCAAGCTCGACCCGGGCAACCAGTACATGGTCAACTGGCTGTGGGGCTACACCACGGTGGGCATCAACGTCGACAAGGTGAAGGCCGCACTCGGCAGCACGCCGATGCCCGACAACGCGTGGGACCTGGTCTTCAAGCCCGAGTACATCAGCAAGCTCAAGAGCTGCGGCGTCTCGTTCCTCGACTCGCCCACCGAAGTGGTGCCGGCCGCCCTCTACTACCTGGGCAAGCCCGCCTACAGCAAGAACACGGCCGACTACCAGGCCGCGGCCAATTTGCTCAAGACCATCCGCCCCTACGTCACGCTCTTCAGCTCGTCGGGCTACATCAACGACATGGCCAGCGGCTCCATCTGCCTGGCGCTCGGCTGGTCGGGCGACATCAACATCGCCCGCCAGCGCGCCATCGACGGCAAGACCGGCCAGAAGGTCGAAGCCCTGCTGCCCAAGACCGGCGGCCTGCTCTTCTTCGACGTGATGGTGATCCCGAACGACGCCGCCCACCCCGGCAACGCGCACAAGTTCATCAACTACATCCTGAAGCCCGAGGTGCACGCGTCGCTCACCAACAAGGTGTTCTACGCCAACCCCAACAAGGAATCGAAGAAGTTCGTGAAGCCCGAGGTGGCCAACAACCCGACGGTGTTCCCGCCTGAGTCGGAGATGAAGAAGATGTCGGCGCCCGACGCGATCGCCAACGATCTGCGGCGCCTGATGACGCGCACCTACACCTCGTTCAAGACCGGCCTCTGA
- a CDS encoding ABC transporter ATP-binding protein produces the protein MAFLQIEQVVKDFDGVKAVNDVSLDIEKGEIFALLGSSGCGKTTLLRMLAGFETPTTGKIILNGQSLSGLAPYERPLNMMFQSYALFPHLTVWDNIAFGLKRDGLPKDQVAAQVEDMLKLVQLGKYAKRKPHQLSGGQQQRVALARSLAKKPQLLLLDEPLGALDKKLREETQIELVNIIHNVGVTCVMVTHDQEEAMTMATRIGIMSEGRLLQVGAPEEVYETPATRFVADFIGNVNLMDGTLTVDEPDHVVITCEGCSHYVGHGITGTVGMPVTVALRPEKIRLDATPPVGPHGPHNQLQGTVKDMSYFGSYTVYHLLLANGQLLKVSESNTERHCDLPIARGDSVWAHWSPTAQVVLTA, from the coding sequence ATGGCTTTCCTGCAGATCGAGCAGGTGGTGAAGGACTTTGACGGCGTCAAGGCCGTCAATGACGTCAGCCTCGACATCGAGAAAGGCGAGATCTTCGCGCTGCTCGGCTCCTCGGGCTGCGGCAAGACGACGCTCTTGCGCATGCTCGCGGGCTTCGAGACGCCCACCACCGGCAAGATCATCCTCAACGGGCAGTCCCTTTCGGGACTCGCGCCCTATGAGCGCCCGCTGAACATGATGTTCCAGAGCTACGCGCTCTTCCCGCACCTCACCGTCTGGGACAACATCGCCTTCGGCCTGAAACGCGACGGCCTGCCCAAAGACCAGGTCGCCGCGCAGGTCGAAGACATGTTGAAGCTCGTGCAGCTCGGCAAGTACGCCAAGCGCAAGCCGCACCAGCTCTCGGGCGGCCAGCAACAACGTGTGGCGCTGGCCCGCAGCCTCGCCAAGAAGCCGCAGCTGCTGCTGCTCGACGAGCCGCTCGGCGCGCTCGACAAGAAGCTGCGGGAAGAAACCCAGATCGAACTCGTCAACATCATCCACAACGTGGGCGTGACCTGCGTGATGGTCACCCACGACCAGGAAGAGGCCATGACCATGGCCACCCGCATCGGCATCATGAGCGAGGGCCGCCTGTTGCAGGTCGGCGCACCGGAAGAGGTTTACGAGACACCTGCGACCCGCTTCGTGGCCGACTTCATCGGCAACGTGAACCTGATGGACGGCACGCTCACCGTCGACGAGCCCGACCACGTCGTCATCACCTGCGAGGGCTGCAGCCACTACGTCGGCCACGGCATCACCGGCACCGTGGGCATGCCGGTCACGGTGGCGCTGCGGCCCGAGAAGATCCGGCTCGACGCCACGCCGCCTGTTGGCCCTCACGGCCCGCACAACCAGCTGCAAGGCACGGTGAAGGACATGTCGTACTTCGGCAGCTACACCGTCTACCACCTGCTGCTTGCGAACGGCCAGCTGCTCAAGGTCAGCGAGAGCAACACCGAGCGCCACTGCGACCTGCCCATCGCGCGGGGCGACAGCGTGTGGGCGCACTGGTCACCCACCGCCCAAGTGGTGCTCACCGCATGA
- a CDS encoding ABC transporter permease subunit produces the protein MKLATRLHALARGRSAVIGLPYLWLLVFFLLPFLVVMKISVSEMEAVHFKDLITFKDGTLQFAIQLRNYLFIAEDALYFKTYLASLKYAGVATLVCLAIGYPFAYFMARAKPTLQPALLMLVMLPFWTSLLLRVYAWKGLLSEHGWAHQLITGLGLDHPLAALGIIQTPGLLLHTPFSLVLGMVYTYLPFMVLPLYANLAKMDLRLLEAAADLGATAWVAFWKVTVPLSKAGIIAGSMLVFIPCVGELVVPELLGGPQTLMIGRVMWDEMFSNNDWPMASAVAVVMVLLIIVPLALFSKYQAEAQEARR, from the coding sequence ATGAAGCTCGCGACGCGCCTGCATGCACTGGCGCGGGGCCGCAGCGCGGTCATCGGCCTGCCCTACCTGTGGCTGCTGGTCTTCTTCCTGCTGCCCTTCCTGGTGGTGATGAAGATCAGCGTCTCGGAGATGGAGGCCGTCCACTTCAAGGACCTCATCACCTTCAAGGACGGCACGCTGCAGTTCGCCATCCAGCTGCGCAATTACCTCTTCATCGCCGAAGACGCGCTCTACTTCAAGACCTACCTCGCAAGCCTCAAGTACGCGGGCGTCGCCACGCTGGTGTGCCTCGCGATCGGCTACCCCTTCGCCTACTTCATGGCACGGGCCAAGCCCACTTTGCAGCCCGCCTTGCTGATGCTGGTGATGCTGCCCTTCTGGACGTCGCTGCTGCTGCGCGTCTACGCCTGGAAGGGGCTCTTGAGCGAACACGGCTGGGCGCACCAGCTCATCACCGGCCTCGGGCTCGACCATCCGCTGGCCGCGCTCGGCATCATCCAGACGCCCGGCCTCCTGCTGCACACACCGTTCTCGCTGGTGCTCGGCATGGTCTACACCTACCTGCCCTTCATGGTGCTGCCGCTCTACGCCAACCTCGCCAAGATGGACCTGCGCCTGCTCGAAGCGGCGGCCGATCTCGGGGCCACGGCCTGGGTGGCGTTCTGGAAGGTCACGGTGCCGCTCTCCAAGGCCGGCATCATCGCCGGCAGCATGCTCGTCTTCATCCCCTGCGTGGGCGAGCTCGTGGTGCCCGAACTGCTCGGCGGCCCGCAGACGCTGATGATCGGCCGCGTGATGTGGGACGAAATGTTCAGCAACAACGACTGGCCGATGGCCTCGGCGGTCGCCGTGGTGATGGTGCTGCTCATCATCGTGCCGCTGGCGCTCTTCAGCAAATACCAGGCTGAAGCGCAGGAGGCGCGGCGATGA